The following coding sequences lie in one Gorilla gorilla gorilla isolate KB3781 chromosome 5, NHGRI_mGorGor1-v2.1_pri, whole genome shotgun sequence genomic window:
- the MDC1 gene encoding mediator of DNA damage checkpoint protein 1 isoform X6, with product MEDTQAIDWDVEEEEETEQSSESLRCNVEPVGRLHIFSGAHGPEKDFPLHLGKNVVGRMPDCSVALPFPSISKQHAEIEILAWDKAPILRDCGSLNGTQILRPPKVLSPGVSHRLRNQELILFADLLCQYHRLDVSLPFVSRGPLTVEETPRVQGGTQPQRLLLAEDSEEEVDFLSERCMVNKSRTTSSSVIVPESDEEGHSPVLGGLGPPFAFNLNSDTDVEEGQQPATEEASSAARRGATVEAKQSEAEVVTEIQLEKDQPLVKERDDDTKVKRGAGNGVVPAGVILERSQPPGEDSDTDVDDDSRPPGRPAEVHLERAQPFGFIDNDTDVEEERIPATPVVIPMKKRKIFHGVGTRGPGAPGLAHLQESQAGSDTDVEEGRAPQAVPLEKSQASMVINSDTDDEEEVSAALTLAHLKESQPAIWNRDAEEDMPQRVVLLQRSQTTTERDSDTDVEEEELPVENREAVLKDHTKIRALVRAHSEKDQPPFGDSDDSVEADKSSPGIHLERSQASTTVDINTQVEKEVPPGAAIIHIKKHQVSVEGTNQTDVKAVGGPAKLLVVSLEEAWPLHGDCETDAEEGTSLAASAVADVRKSQLPAEGDAGAEWTAAVLKQERAHEVGAQGGPPVAQVEQDLPISRENLTDLVVDTDTLGESTQPQREGAQVPTGREREQHVGGTKDSEDNYGDSEDLDLQATQCFLENQGLEVQSMEDEPTQAFMLTPPQELGPSHCSFQTTGLLNCKMPPAEKASRIRAAEVSRGDQESPDACLPPTVPEAPAPPQKPLNSHSQKHLAPPPLLSPLLPSIKPTVRKTRQDGSQEAPEAPLSSELEPFHPKPKIRTWKSSRMTPFPATSAAPEPHPSTSTAQPVTPKPTSQATRSRTNRSSVKTPEPVVPTAPELQPSTSTDQPVTSEPTSQVTRGRKSRSSVKTPETVVPTALELQPSTSTDRPVTSEPTSQATRGRKNRSSVKTPEPVVPTAPELQPSTSTDQPVTSEPTYQATRGRKNRSSVKTPEPVVPTAPELQPSTSTDRPVTSEPRSQATRGRKNRSSVKTPEPVVPTAPELQPSTSTDQPVTSEPTSQATRGRKNRSSVKTPETVVPTAPELRPSTSTDQPVTPRPTSWTTRSRTNMSSVKTPETVVPTAPELQLSTSTDQPVTPKPTSRTTRSRTNMSSVKNPESTVPIAPELPPSTSTEQPVTPEPTSRATRGRKNRSSGKTPETLVPTAPKLQPSTSTDQPVTPEPTSQATRGRTNRSSMKTPETVVPTAPELQPSTSTDQPVTPEPTSQATRGRTDRSSVKTPETVVPTAPELQASASTDQPVTSEPTFRTTRGRKNRSSVKTPETVVPTAPELQPSTSIDQPVTPEPSSRATRGRTNRSSVKTPESIVPIAPELQPSTSRNQLVTPEPTSRATRCRTNRSSVKTPEPVVPTAPEPHPTTSTDQPVTPKLTSRATRRKTNRSSIKTPKPVEPAASDLEPFTPTDQSVTPEAIAQGGQSKTLRSSTVRAMAVPTTPEFQSPVTTDQPISPEPITQPSCIKRQRAAGNPGSLAAPIDHKPCSAPLEPKSQASRNQRWGAVRAAESLTAIPEPASPQLLETPTHASQIQKVEPAGRSRFTPELQPKASQSRKRSLATMDSPPHQKQPQRGEVSQKTVIIKEEEEDTAEKPGKEEDVVTPKPGKRKRDQAEEESNRIPSRSLRRTKLNQESTAPKVLFTGVVDARGERAVLALGGSLAGSAAEASHLVTDRIRRTVKFLCALGRGIPILSLDWLHQSRKAGFFLPPDEYVVTDPEQEKNFGFSLQDSLSRARERRLLEGYEIYVTPGVQPPPPQMGEIISCCGGTYLPSMPRSYKPQRVVITCPQDFPHCSIPLRVGLPLLSPEFLLTGVLKQEAKPEAFVLSPLEMSST from the exons ATGGAGGACACCCAGGCTATTGACTGGGATgttgaagaagaggaggagacagagCAATCCAGTGAATCCTTGAGGTGTAACGTGGAGCCAGTAGGGCGGCTACATATCTTTAGTGGTGCCCATGGACCAGAAAAAG ATTTCCCACTACACCTCGGGAAGAATGTGGTAGGCCGAATGCCTGACTGCTCTGTGGCCCTGCCCTTTCCATCTATCTCCAAACAACATGCAGAGATTGAAATCTTAGCCTGGGACAAGGCACCTATCCTCCGAGACTGTGGGAGCCTTAATGGTACTCAAATCCTGAGACCTCCTAAGGTTTTGAGCCCTGGGGTGAGTCACCGTCTGAGGAACCAGGAATTGATTCTCTTTGCTGACTTGCTCTGCCAGTACCATCGCCTGGATGTCTCTCTGCCCTTTGTCTCCCGGGGCCCTCTGACAGTAGAAGAGACACCCAGGGTACAGGGAGGAACTCAACCCCAGAGGCTTCTGCTGGCTGAGGACTCGGAGGAGGAAGTAG attttctttctgaaagGTGTATGGTAAACAAATCAAGGACCACATCTTCCTCTGTGATAGTTCCAGAGAG TGATGAAGAGGGGCATTCCCCTGTCCTGGGCGGCCTTGGGCCGCCTTTTGCCTTCAATTTGAACAGTGACACAGATGTGGAAGAAGGTCAGCAACCAGCCACAGAGGAGGCCTCCTCAGCTGCCAGAAGAGGTGCCACTGTAGAGGCAAAGCAGTCTGAAGCTGAAGTTGTAACTGAAATCCAGCTTGAAAAGGATCAGCCTTTAGTGAAGGAGAGGGACGATGATACAAAAGTCAAGAGGGGTGCAGGGAATGGGGTGGTTCCAGCTGGGGTGATTCTGGAGAGGAGCCAACCTCCTGGAGAGGACAGTGACACAGATGTGGATGATGACAGCAGGCCTCCTGGAAGGCCAGCTGAGGTCCATTTGGAAAGGGCTCAGCCTTTTGGCTTCATTGACAACGACACTGATGTGGAAGAAGAGAGGATCCCAGCAACCCCAGTTGTCATTCCTATGAAGAAGAGGAAGATCTTCCATGGAGTAGGTACAAGGGGTCCTGGagcaccaggcctggcccatcTGCAGGAGAGCCAGGCTGGTAGTGATACAGATGTGGAGGAAGGCAGGGCCCCACAGGCTGTCCCTCTGGAGAAAAGCCAAGCTTCCATGGTTATCAACAGCGATACAGATGACGAGGAAGAAGTCTCAGCAGCGCTGACTTTGGCACATCTGAAAGAGAGCCAGCCTGCTATATGGAACAGAGATGCAGAAGAGGACATGCCCCAACGTGTGGTCCTTCTGCAGCGAAGCCAAACCACCACTGAGAGAGACAGTGACACAGACGTGGAGGAGGAAGAGCTCCCAGTGGAAAATAGAGAAGCTGTCCTCAAGGATCACACAAAGATTAGAGCCCTTGTTAGAGCACATTCAGAAAAGGACCAACCTCCTTTTGGGGACAGTGATGACAGTGTGGAAGCAGATAAGAGCTCACCTGGGATCCACCTGGAGAGAAGCCAAGCCTCCACCACAGTGGACATCAACACACAAGTGGAGAAGGAAGTCCCACCAGGGGCAGCCATTATACATATAAAGAAGCATCAGGTGTCTGTGGAGGGGACAAATCAAACAGATGTGAAAGCAGTTGGGGGACCAGCAAAGCTGCTTGTGGTATCTCTAGAGGAAGCCTGGCCTCTGCATGGGGACTGTGAAACAGATGCAGAGGAGGGCACCTCCTTAGCAGCCTCAGCAGTTGCAGATGTAAGAAAGAGCCAGCTTCCAGCAGAAGGGGATGCTGGGGCAGAGTGGACTGCAGCTGTTCTTAAGCAGGAGAGAGCTCATGAGGTGGGGGCCCAGGGTGGGCCACCTGTGGCACAAGTAGAGCAGGACCTCCCTATCTCAAGAGAGAACCTCACAGATCTGGTGGTGGACACAGACACTCTAGGGGAATCCACCCAGCCACAGAGAGAGGGAGCCCAGGTCCccacaggaagggagagagaacaaCATGTGGGTGGGACCAAGGACTCTGAAGACAACTATGGTG ATTCTGAAGATCTGGACCTACAAGCTACCCAGTGCTTTCTGGAGAATCAGGGCCTGGAAG TCCAGAGCATGGAGGATGAACCTACCCAGGCCTTCATGTTGACTCCACCCCAAGAGCTTGGCCCTTCCCATTGCAGCTTCCAGACAACAG GCCTCCTGAATTGCAAGATGCCACCTGCTGAGAAGGCTTCCAGGATCAGAGCTGCTGAGGTTTCCAGG GGCGATCAGGAATCTCCAGATGCTTGTCTGCCTCCTACAGTGCCTgaagccccagccccaccccaaaaGCCCCTTAACTCTCACAGCCAGAAACATCTTGCACCTCCGCCCCTTCTTTCTCCCCTTTTACCTTCTATCAAGCCAACCGTTCGTAAGACCAGGCAAGATGGGAGTCAGGAAGCTCCAGAGGCTCCCTTGTCCTCAGAGCTGGAGCCTTTCCACCCAAAGCCTAAAATTAGAACTTGGAAGTCCTCCAGAATGACACCCTTTCCAGCTACCTCTGCTGCCCCTGAGCCCCACCCTTCCACCTCCACAGCCCAGCCAGTCACTCCCAAGCCCACATCTCAGGCCACTAGGAGCAGGACAAATAGGTCCTCTGTCAAGACCCCTGAACCAGTTGTCCCCACAGCCCCTGAGCTCCAGCCTTCCACCTCCACAGACCAGCCTGTCACCTCTGAGCCCACATCTCAGGTTACTAGGGGAAGAAAAAGTAGATCCTCTGTCAAGACCCCTGAAACAGTTGTGCCCACAGCCCTTGAGCTCCAGCCTTCCACCTCCACCGACCGACCTGTCACCTCTGAACCCACATCTCAGGCTACTAGGGGAAGAAAAAATAGATCCTCTGTCAAGACCCCTGAACCAGTTGTCCCCACAGCCCCTGAGCTCCAGCCTTCCACCTCCACAGACCAGCCTGTCACTTCTGAGCCCACATATCAGGCTACTAGGGGAAGAAAAAATAGATCCTCTGTCAAGACCCCTGAACCAGTTGTCCCCACAGCCCCTGAGCTCCAGCCTTCCACCTCCACCGACCGACCTGTCACCTCTGAACCCAGATCTCAGGCTACTAGGGGAAGAAAAAATAGATCCTCTGTCAAGACCCCTGAACCAGTTGTCCCCACAGCCCCTGAGCTCCAGCCTTCCACCTCCACAGACCAACCTGTCACCTCTGAGCCCACATCTCAGGCTACTAGGGGAAGAAAAAATAGATCCTCTGTCAAGACCCCTGAAACAGTTGTGCCCACAGCCCCTGAGCTCCGGCCTTCCACCTCCACAGACCAGCCTGTCACCCCCAGGCCCACATCTTGGACCACTAGGAGCAGGACAAATATGTCCTCTGTCAAGACCCCTGAAACAGTTGTCCCCACAGCCCCTGAGCTCCAGCTTTCCACCTCCACAGACCAACCTGTCACCCCTAAGCCCACATCTCGGACCACTAGGAGCAGGACAAATATGTCCTCTGTGAAGAACCCTGAATCAACTGTCCCTATAGCCCCTGAGCTCCCACCTTCCACCTCCACAGAGCAGCCTGTCACCCCTGAGCCCACATCTCGGGCTactagaggaagaaaaaatagatcCTCTGGCAAGACCCCTGAAACACTTGTCCCCACAGCCCCTAAGCTCCAGCCTTCCACTTCCACAGACCAACCTGTCACTCCTGAGCCCACATCTCAGGCCACCAGGGGCAGGACAAATAGGTCCTCTATGAAGACCCCTGAAACAGTTGTCCCCACAGCCCCTGAGCTCCAGCCTTCCACCTCCACAGACCAGCCTGTTACCCCTGAGCCTACGTCTCAGGCTACTAGGGGAAGAACAGATAGATCCTCTGTCAAGACTCCTGAAACAGTTGTCCCCACAGCCCCTGAGCTACAGGCTTCCGCCTCCACAGACCAGCCTGTCACCTCTGAGCCCACATTTCGGACCACTAGGGGAAGAAAAAATCGGTCCTCTGTCAAGACCCCTGAAACAGTTGTGCCCACAGCCCCTGAGCTCCAGCCTTCCACCTCCATAGACCAACCTGTCACCCCTGAGCCCTCATCTCGGGCCACTAGGGGCAGGACAAATAGGTCCTCTGTCAAGACTCCTGAATCAATTGTCCCTATAGCCCCTGAGCTTCAGCCTTCCACCTCCAGAAACCAGCTTGTCACCCCTGAGCCCACATCTCGGGCCACTAGGTGCAGGACAAATAGGTCCTCTGTCAAGACCCCTGAGCCAGTTGTCCCCACAGCCCCTGAGCCCCATCCTACCACCTCCACAGACCAGCCTGTCACCCCCAAGCTCACGTCTAGGGCCACTAGGAGAAAGACAAATAGGTCCTCTATCAAGACTCCCAAACCAGTTGAACCAGCAGCCTCTGATCTTGAGCCTTTTACCCCCACAGACCAGTCTGTCACCCCTGAGGCCATAGCTCAGGGTGGTCAGAGCAAAACACTGAGGTCTTCCACAGTAAGAGCTATGGCGGTTCCTACCACCCCTGAATTCCAATCTCCTGTCACCACAGACCAGCCTATTTCCCCTGAGCCTATTACTCAACCCAGTTGCATCAAGAGGCAGAGAGCCGCTGGGAACCCTGGCTCCCTCGCAGCTCCCATTGACCATAAGCCTTGCTCTGCACCCTTGGAACCTAAATCCCAGGCCTCAAGGAACCAAAGATGGGGAGCAGTGAGAGCAGCTGAATCCCTTACAGCCATTCCTGAGCCTGCCTCTCCCCAGCTTCTTGAGACACCAACTCATGCCTCCCAGATCCAAAAGGTGGAACCAGCAGGTAGATCTAGGTTCACCCCGGAGCTCCAGCCTAAGGCCTCTCAAAGCCGCAAGAGGTCTTTAGCTACCATGGATTCACCACCACATCAGAAACAGCCCCAAAGAGGGGAAGTCTCCCAGAAGACCGTGATTatcaaggaagaggaagaagatacTGCAGAGAAGCCAGGGAAGGAAGAG GATGTCGTGACTCCaaaaccaggcaagagaaagagagaccaggCAGAGGAGGAGTCCAACAGAATACCAAGCCGCAGCCTCCGACGGACCAAACTTAACCAAGAATCAACAGCCCCCAAA GTGCTCTTCACAGGAGTGGTGGATGCTCGGGGAGAGCGGGCTGTGCTGGCACTGGGGGGAAGTCTGGCTGGTTCAGCGGCAGAGGCTTCCCACCTGGTCACTGATCGCATCCGCCGGACAGTCAAGTTCCTGTGTGCCCTGGGGCGGGGAATCCCCATTCTGTCCCTGGACTGGCTGCATCAG TCCCGCAAGGCTGGTTTCTTCTTACCCCCGGATGAATATGTGGTGACCGACCCTGAGCAAGAGAAGAACTTTGGCTTTAGCCTTCAAGACTCACTGAGCCGGGCTCGGGAGCGAAGGCTGCTAGAG gGCTATGAGATCTATGTGACCCCTGGAGTCCAGCCACCACCACCTCAGATGGGAGAGATCATTAGCTGCTGTGGAGGCACATACCTACCCAGCATGCCTCGGTCCTATAAG CCTCAGAGAGTTGTGATCACATGCCCTCAGGACTTCCCTCATTGCTCCATTCCACTACGGGTTGGGCTGCCCCTCCTCTCGCCTGAGTTCCTGCTGACTGGAGTGCTGAAGCAGGAAGCCAAGCCAGAGGCCTTTGTCCTCTCCCCTTTGGAGATGTCATCCACCTGA